Proteins from a genomic interval of Sphingobacterium lactis:
- a CDS encoding valine--tRNA ligase, which produces MSIAKTYNPKEAEEKWYSYWMEQGFFRSTPDEREPYTIVMPPPNVTGVLHMGHMLNNTIQDVLIRRARMQGKNACWVPGTDHASIATEAKVVAMLKEKGIEKSSITREEFLTYAWEWKEKYGGIILKQLEKLGASCDWDRTKFTMDPDLSEAVIDTFIKFYKDGYIYRGIRMVNWDPQGKTALSDEEVIRKEVNQKLYYIRYKIKDSDEHVIIATTRPETIMADSAICINPLDERYKHLQGKTVLVPLINREIPIIQDEYVEMEFGTGCLKVTPAHDLNDYELGQKHNLEVIDILNDDGSLNEKAQILIGEDRFAARKKIAVLLEEAGQIEKIEDYKSQVGFSERTNAAIEPKLSMQWFLKMDTLAKPALEYVEDGTIKLIPEKFFASYKHWMENVKDWCISRQLWWGQRIPAWFNDKNEWVVAKTESEAVADFEQQGKSTAGIRQEDDVLDTWFSSGLWPMSVFDGVRNPENPDFQYYYPTNDLVTAPEILFFWVARMIIMGHDYTQKPPFRNVYLTGIVRDKLGRKMSKSLGNSPDPIELMEQYGTDGVRVGMLLSSPAGNDLMFDVSYCEQGRNFANKIWNAFRLVKGWETSNAPATDAQKMSAEWFENRFNQAVAEIDEHFANYRLSDALMATYKLIWDDFCSWYLELVKPAYQTPIEKETLETVKGLFQKVLKLAHPFMPFLTEELWHDELFGREENDCIIVADFPTVQPYDEKCIKEFTIVQQVISEVRNIRNSKGISPKVALPLAINATNIDYSKYQDSIIKLANIEELTFVKEKVSGAVSFLAGKDECYVALENNIDVDAEKERIGKEIEYLKGFLTSVDKKLSNERFVQNAKPEIVENEKNKKADAEAKIQILEESLASLG; this is translated from the coding sequence ATGAGCATAGCAAAAACTTACAATCCAAAAGAAGCTGAAGAGAAATGGTATTCCTACTGGATGGAGCAGGGTTTCTTCCGTTCCACACCAGATGAGCGTGAGCCATACACCATTGTAATGCCTCCACCGAACGTGACAGGGGTATTGCACATGGGACACATGTTGAACAACACGATTCAGGATGTCTTGATCCGCCGTGCCCGTATGCAGGGTAAAAACGCATGCTGGGTTCCGGGTACAGACCACGCATCCATCGCTACCGAAGCCAAAGTCGTCGCTATGCTTAAAGAAAAAGGTATCGAGAAATCGTCCATCACACGTGAGGAATTCCTGACCTATGCTTGGGAATGGAAGGAAAAATACGGTGGTATCATCCTGAAGCAACTTGAAAAACTGGGTGCTTCCTGCGATTGGGATAGAACGAAGTTCACCATGGACCCAGATCTTTCCGAAGCCGTGATCGATACATTTATCAAGTTCTATAAAGATGGATACATCTACCGGGGTATCCGTATGGTGAACTGGGACCCACAGGGAAAAACAGCCCTTTCCGATGAGGAGGTAATCCGTAAGGAAGTGAACCAGAAGCTATACTATATCCGTTACAAGATCAAGGATAGCGATGAGCATGTCATCATAGCGACTACACGTCCGGAAACCATCATGGCGGACTCCGCCATCTGTATCAATCCGTTGGACGAACGCTACAAGCATCTTCAGGGAAAAACAGTACTCGTACCTTTGATCAATCGGGAGATTCCGATTATCCAAGATGAATATGTAGAAATGGAATTTGGAACGGGCTGTTTAAAGGTGACACCGGCACACGATCTAAATGACTACGAACTCGGACAAAAACATAACCTCGAAGTAATCGACATCCTAAACGATGACGGTTCCTTGAACGAAAAGGCACAGATCCTCATTGGAGAAGATCGTTTTGCAGCACGCAAGAAAATCGCTGTTCTTCTGGAGGAGGCTGGCCAGATCGAAAAAATCGAGGACTACAAATCTCAGGTCGGATTTTCCGAAAGAACAAATGCCGCTATCGAGCCCAAACTCTCTATGCAATGGTTCCTGAAAATGGACACCCTAGCGAAGCCAGCATTGGAATATGTAGAAGATGGCACCATTAAACTTATTCCTGAGAAGTTCTTCGCATCCTATAAACATTGGATGGAAAATGTGAAGGATTGGTGTATTTCCCGTCAGTTATGGTGGGGACAGCGTATTCCAGCGTGGTTCAACGACAAGAATGAGTGGGTAGTTGCCAAAACGGAAAGCGAAGCGGTTGCTGATTTTGAACAACAGGGCAAATCCACAGCAGGAATCCGCCAAGAGGACGACGTATTGGATACTTGGTTCTCCTCCGGTTTATGGCCGATGTCGGTTTTTGATGGAGTCCGCAACCCTGAAAACCCAGATTTCCAATACTATTACCCAACCAATGATTTGGTGACCGCTCCAGAAATTTTATTCTTCTGGGTGGCACGCATGATCATCATGGGTCATGATTATACACAAAAACCTCCTTTCCGCAACGTGTACCTAACGGGGATCGTTCGTGATAAGTTGGGTCGCAAGATGTCAAAATCATTGGGGAACTCCCCGGATCCTATCGAACTGATGGAACAGTACGGAACGGATGGTGTACGCGTTGGTATGCTCCTATCCTCCCCTGCAGGAAATGACCTGATGTTCGATGTTTCCTACTGCGAACAGGGTCGAAATTTTGCAAATAAGATCTGGAATGCGTTCCGCTTGGTAAAAGGATGGGAAACTAGCAATGCACCGGCAACGGATGCGCAAAAAATGTCCGCGGAATGGTTTGAAAACCGTTTCAACCAAGCCGTAGCAGAAATCGATGAGCACTTCGCAAACTATAGGCTTTCGGATGCCCTGATGGCAACCTATAAGTTGATCTGGGATGACTTCTGTTCTTGGTATTTGGAACTGGTTAAACCAGCCTATCAGACCCCTATCGAGAAGGAAACGTTGGAAACCGTAAAAGGATTATTCCAGAAAGTTTTGAAACTCGCACATCCATTCATGCCTTTCCTAACGGAAGAGTTGTGGCACGATGAGCTGTTCGGACGTGAAGAAAACGACTGTATCATCGTTGCAGATTTCCCTACGGTGCAGCCATACGATGAAAAGTGCATCAAGGAATTCACAATTGTGCAGCAGGTTATCTCCGAGGTTCGTAACATCCGCAACTCAAAGGGTATTTCACCAAAAGTAGCCTTGCCGTTAGCCATCAATGCAACCAATATCGACTACAGTAAATATCAGGATAGCATCATCAAGCTAGCGAATATTGAAGAGCTGACGTTCGTAAAGGAAAAAGTTTCCGGAGCGGTTAGTTTCTTAGCGGGCAAGGACGAGTGTTATGTGGCGCTTGAGAACAACATCGATGTAGATGCCGAGAAAGAACGTATCGGTAAGGAAATCGAATACCTTAAAGGCTTCCTGACATCGGTAGATAAGAAGCTTTCGAACGAGCGTTTTGTGCAGAATGCAAAACCGGAGATCGTTGAAAACGAAAAGAATAAAAAAGCAGATGCCGAGGCGAAGATCCAAATCTTGGAAGAAAGCCTGGCAAGCTTGGGGTAA
- a CDS encoding LTA synthase family protein, with the protein MGKKISLKGWMGPYVALAIQFVMLLLVYALLRYGFYAFNSSQFPQVSGVELLTMMLGGVKFDIVALLYINILYILLLAIPVPFKYHGTYQKICKWVFVVSNSIGIALNLIDYAYYPFTLKRTTGTVIDQFANEENLYKLAFDFAIDYWYLIILFGFMVWGLIKFYDLFFLQRPVRFHWKFYAVQLAMLLVVAFLFVGGVRGGWAHSTRPITLSNAGDYVKSPEEMNIVLNTPFSILKTLKAVNLKEEHFFTEEELKKLYPVIHEPNDTASFRKLNVVVLILESFGKEHIGFYNKDLDNGQYNGYTPFLDSLIAESYTFNRSYANGRKSIDALPSVITGIPSIGEPFVLSVYSGNRTTSLAKLLANEGYTTSFFHGAPNGSMGFSAYMQLAGIQHYYGKNEYNNDADFDGIWGIWDEPFMQYMAKEMDQMKEPFFSSFFSLSSHHPFKVPEQYANTFPKGTLPLHEPLGYADHALKEFFRTASKSDWYKNTLFVICADHASMTHFPEYATMPNSFAIPIVFYYPGGEGQLKGVSDKLVQQIDIMPTVLNFLHYDKPYFSFGFDALDPRQDNFLVSNIGSSYNFFMGDYYMSYGDREVKSLYNLRTDKLLKEDLKGKNLPVQDSLMRKLEAFMQQYNNRMIHNKLVAD; encoded by the coding sequence ATGGGGAAGAAAATCAGCCTAAAGGGATGGATGGGTCCGTATGTAGCACTAGCCATTCAATTTGTTATGCTACTTTTAGTATATGCGCTATTGCGTTATGGATTTTATGCATTCAACAGCAGCCAATTTCCGCAGGTAAGCGGAGTGGAATTGCTGACCATGATGTTGGGGGGCGTAAAATTTGACATTGTTGCCCTCTTGTACATCAATATTTTGTATATCCTATTGTTGGCTATTCCCGTTCCTTTCAAATACCATGGCACCTACCAGAAAATATGCAAATGGGTGTTTGTGGTGAGCAACAGCATTGGTATTGCACTCAATTTGATCGATTATGCCTACTATCCTTTTACCCTGAAAAGGACCACGGGTACGGTCATTGACCAATTCGCTAACGAAGAAAATCTCTATAAACTTGCCTTTGATTTTGCCATAGACTATTGGTACCTAATCATTCTTTTCGGTTTTATGGTTTGGGGATTAATCAAATTCTATGATTTGTTCTTTCTGCAACGCCCTGTTCGGTTCCATTGGAAGTTTTATGCAGTGCAATTGGCCATGTTGCTTGTTGTTGCATTCCTCTTTGTGGGCGGTGTCCGAGGGGGATGGGCGCACAGCACACGGCCCATTACCCTCAGTAATGCCGGCGATTATGTGAAATCTCCGGAGGAAATGAATATTGTTCTGAATACGCCATTTTCGATTTTGAAGACACTAAAGGCCGTGAATCTGAAGGAGGAGCATTTCTTTACGGAAGAAGAATTGAAAAAGCTGTATCCGGTTATCCATGAGCCAAATGATACGGCATCCTTCCGGAAATTAAATGTGGTGGTCCTTATCCTGGAAAGTTTCGGCAAAGAGCATATCGGTTTTTATAACAAAGACCTTGACAACGGCCAATACAATGGGTATACGCCATTTCTGGACTCTCTGATAGCTGAATCCTATACCTTCAATCGATCGTATGCCAATGGCCGGAAATCAATCGATGCGCTGCCATCGGTGATCACGGGCATTCCCTCGATCGGGGAACCTTTCGTACTTTCCGTCTATTCGGGAAATAGGACGACGAGTTTGGCGAAATTATTGGCGAATGAAGGCTATACCACTTCTTTTTTCCATGGAGCACCCAACGGCAGTATGGGCTTCTCAGCGTATATGCAATTAGCCGGCATCCAACATTATTACGGCAAGAACGAATATAATAATGATGCCGATTTCGATGGTATTTGGGGGATTTGGGATGAGCCCTTTATGCAATATATGGCCAAGGAAATGGACCAGATGAAAGAGCCGTTCTTCAGTAGCTTTTTCTCGTTGTCCTCACACCATCCTTTCAAGGTACCTGAACAATATGCGAACACCTTTCCAAAAGGCACATTGCCCCTGCATGAACCGCTAGGCTATGCCGATCACGCTCTGAAAGAATTCTTCAGGACCGCCTCAAAAAGCGATTGGTATAAGAATACCCTTTTCGTCATCTGTGCGGACCATGCCAGCATGACCCATTTTCCGGAATATGCAACCATGCCGAATTCCTTCGCCATTCCTATTGTCTTCTATTATCCAGGAGGAGAGGGGCAGCTGAAAGGGGTATCGGATAAATTGGTGCAGCAGATTGATATCATGCCGACGGTGCTGAACTTTTTGCACTACGATAAGCCGTATTTCTCCTTCGGATTTGATGCTCTAGATCCGCGCCAGGATAATTTTTTGGTAAGTAACATCGGTAGCAGTTACAATTTCTTTATGGGCGATTACTACATGAGCTATGGCGATAGAGAGGTGAAATCCCTATATAACTTGCGCACGGACAAATTGCTAAAGGAAGATCTGAAAGGAAAGAACCTTCCAGTTCAGGATTCACTAATGCGGAAGTTGGAGGCTTTTATGCAGCAATACAACAACCGCATGATCCACAATAAACTGGTGGCGGATTAA
- the odhB gene encoding 2-oxoglutarate dehydrogenase complex dihydrolipoyllysine-residue succinyltransferase: MSLEIKVPSVGESITEVTLAQWLKQDGDYVEMDENIAELESDKATFELPAEKAGILKIIVQEGDTLEIGAVVCTIEEGDAPAGGAAPAEKSEEAPAAKAEAPAAAKEEDESPETYAAGTASPAAAKILREKGIDPSSVKGTGKDGRITKEDAEKAQSAPAKTEAKAAASPAVTTAAAPAVAGSRNERREKMSSLRKTIAKRLVAVKNETAMLTTFNEVNMQPIMDLRSKYKDSFKEKHGIGLGFMSFFTKAVTTALKEWPAVNARIDENEIVYSDFADVSIAVSAPKGLVVPVIRNAESMSLHQIEKTIAELAGKARDNKLTIEEMTGGTFTITNGGVFGSMMSTPIINAPQSAILGMHNIIQRPVAENGQVVIRPMMYIALSYDHRIIDGRESVSFLVRVKQLLEDPARLLLEV; the protein is encoded by the coding sequence ATGAGCTTAGAAATCAAAGTCCCTTCGGTAGGTGAGTCGATTACCGAAGTAACCTTGGCCCAGTGGCTAAAACAAGATGGTGATTACGTCGAAATGGACGAGAACATCGCCGAATTGGAATCTGACAAAGCAACATTCGAGTTACCAGCTGAAAAAGCCGGTATCTTGAAAATTATCGTACAAGAAGGTGATACACTGGAAATTGGTGCGGTAGTATGTACGATCGAAGAAGGTGACGCCCCTGCTGGCGGTGCTGCTCCAGCGGAGAAATCCGAAGAAGCACCTGCTGCAAAAGCTGAAGCTCCTGCGGCGGCAAAAGAAGAAGATGAAAGTCCAGAAACATATGCTGCTGGTACTGCATCTCCTGCTGCGGCAAAAATCCTTAGAGAAAAAGGCATCGATCCTTCATCCGTAAAAGGAACAGGAAAAGATGGAAGAATCACGAAAGAAGATGCTGAAAAAGCACAGTCTGCACCTGCAAAAACAGAAGCGAAAGCTGCTGCTTCCCCTGCGGTAACTACTGCTGCTGCTCCTGCAGTTGCCGGTTCGCGCAACGAACGTCGTGAGAAAATGAGCTCATTACGTAAAACCATCGCAAAACGCTTAGTAGCGGTGAAAAATGAAACAGCGATGTTGACCACATTCAATGAGGTGAACATGCAGCCGATCATGGACTTACGTTCTAAATACAAAGATTCTTTCAAAGAAAAACACGGAATCGGTCTTGGTTTCATGTCCTTCTTCACAAAAGCGGTAACTACAGCATTGAAAGAATGGCCTGCAGTGAACGCTCGTATCGATGAGAATGAAATCGTTTATTCAGATTTCGCCGATGTATCAATTGCGGTATCCGCTCCGAAAGGACTTGTAGTACCGGTAATCAGAAATGCGGAATCCATGTCACTTCACCAAATTGAGAAAACAATTGCTGAATTGGCTGGTAAAGCTCGCGACAACAAATTGACGATCGAAGAAATGACTGGCGGTACATTTACCATTACCAATGGTGGTGTATTCGGTTCCATGATGTCCACGCCGATTATCAATGCGCCACAATCAGCTATCTTGGGTATGCACAACATCATCCAAAGACCAGTAGCTGAAAACGGTCAGGTAGTGATCCGCCCAATGATGTACATCGCTCTTTCTTATGACCACCGTATCATCGATGGCCGTGAGTCAGTAAGTTTCCTTGTCCGCGTTAAACAATTGTTGGAAGATCCAGCAAGATTATTATTAGAAGTATAA
- a CDS encoding LTA synthase family protein codes for MEKVQDASFSDIFRIFFAGFALDLSMASYICVLPFLAYCILGLLPKTDFKRKALNWYTLIFIIVFFIVSFANVNIYREWGDKISKRALEPLGQDPLGAFSTVGSTPVIVPILGVLLFSAATYWLYLKLFRKVSFPQQRSKIWFISLFLLGGVILFSFIRGGYGRAPLNPSRAYFSANSFFNHAAVNTHYALLREFFTRNQRQRSPYHYFNDKKAISELMDPIFEHRPEATVNVLTTPRPNVVLIVVESFVAQLIESMGGDKGIAPHFESLIQEGVFFNQIYAASDRSDKGIVGIFSAFPAQGPESIIKYIDKHEKMPGIGQEFKAAGYHTSFYHGGQSEFYNMKSYMLTHGVERVVDNIDFNPLEPRTSWGVYDHIVFNRMIKDLQKEKQPFFTSMFTLVNHEPFELKDNYQFGTATNVDKFKSTAFYTDQAIYNFIQDAKKQPWYKNTLFVVIADHGHRLPTEKYDIVQPERFHIPLLFFGDVIKPEFRGKKYGNIGNQTDLATTLLNQLGLPNSRYTWSRDLFNATTAPIAFYNSKDAFGVITKDQVVSFDRVGNRINYEKNKEYPTSKTDSLLLTAKAYYQTVYEDFIQY; via the coding sequence GTGGAGAAGGTTCAAGATGCGTCATTCAGCGATATCTTCCGAATCTTTTTTGCCGGTTTTGCCTTGGATCTTTCCATGGCCTCGTATATCTGTGTGCTTCCTTTTCTAGCCTATTGCATTTTGGGGCTATTGCCAAAAACGGATTTTAAACGAAAAGCACTCAATTGGTATACCCTGATTTTTATAATTGTATTTTTCATCGTCAGCTTCGCCAATGTCAATATCTATCGGGAATGGGGCGATAAGATTTCCAAACGTGCATTGGAGCCTCTCGGACAAGACCCATTGGGGGCCTTTTCTACGGTTGGTTCAACACCGGTCATTGTTCCGATTTTGGGGGTACTGCTATTTTCTGCAGCTACGTATTGGCTATATCTTAAATTATTTAGGAAGGTATCCTTTCCCCAACAAAGGTCGAAAATATGGTTCATATCCCTTTTTCTACTAGGTGGAGTGATCCTGTTCAGTTTTATCCGTGGGGGATATGGCAGGGCACCATTGAATCCGAGTCGGGCTTATTTTTCGGCAAATTCCTTTTTTAACCATGCCGCTGTGAATACCCACTACGCCTTGCTTCGCGAATTCTTTACCCGCAATCAGCGGCAGCGGTCTCCATATCATTATTTTAATGATAAGAAAGCAATCAGTGAGTTGATGGACCCTATTTTTGAACATCGTCCAGAAGCTACCGTCAATGTGCTGACTACCCCAAGACCCAATGTGGTCCTGATCGTTGTCGAAAGTTTCGTCGCGCAATTGATTGAATCGATGGGTGGAGATAAAGGAATAGCGCCCCATTTTGAATCGTTGATTCAAGAAGGCGTGTTTTTCAATCAGATTTATGCTGCATCGGACCGGTCGGATAAAGGTATTGTCGGCATTTTCAGTGCTTTCCCTGCGCAAGGCCCGGAAAGTATCATCAAGTATATCGATAAGCACGAGAAAATGCCCGGTATTGGTCAGGAATTTAAAGCCGCGGGCTACCATACCTCATTCTATCACGGTGGGCAGAGTGAATTTTACAACATGAAGTCCTATATGCTAACTCATGGTGTGGAAAGGGTAGTGGACAACATCGACTTCAATCCTCTGGAACCCCGCACGTCCTGGGGTGTTTATGATCATATCGTATTCAATCGGATGATTAAGGATCTGCAAAAAGAAAAGCAACCTTTCTTCACCAGTATGTTTACCTTGGTTAACCATGAACCCTTTGAGTTAAAGGATAACTATCAATTCGGAACGGCTACTAACGTGGATAAATTCAAGAGTACCGCATTTTACACCGATCAGGCTATTTATAATTTTATTCAGGATGCAAAAAAACAACCGTGGTATAAAAATACCTTGTTCGTTGTGATTGCCGATCATGGACATCGATTACCGACGGAAAAGTATGACATTGTTCAACCTGAACGTTTCCATATTCCGCTGTTGTTCTTTGGTGATGTGATTAAACCAGAATTTCGCGGTAAAAAATATGGAAATATCGGTAATCAGACCGATTTAGCGACCACATTGCTGAATCAACTTGGATTACCAAATAGCCGCTATACCTGGAGCAGGGATCTGTTCAATGCCACCACAGCACCTATTGCATTTTATAATTCTAAGGATGCCTTTGGCGTAATCACCAAAGATCAGGTGGTGTCATTTGATCGGGTGGGCAATAGGATCAATTACGAGAAAAATAAAGAATATCCAACATCGAAAACCGATAGTCTGCTGCTGACGGCAAAGGCGTATTATCAAACGGTTTACGAAGATTTTATACAGTACTAA
- a CDS encoding 2-oxoglutarate dehydrogenase E1 component, with product MDKLTFLSNADSSYIDGLYQAYKADPNSVDFGWQKFFEGFDFGQGAEASAPSGDVNVSDHALKEINVLNMIHGYRDRGHLFTQTNPVRERRKYYPGKELETFGLSEADMDTVFNAGVEVGLGPAKLRDIRQLIEDTYCRSIGAEFRYIRNPEKIKWLQDHMEADRNQPKYTVDQKKRIFKKLNRAVVFESFLGTKFLGQKRFSLEGAESLIPALDSIIEKGASLGIQEFMIGMAHRGRLNVLANTMGKPYKTIFSEFEGKMYAEEDPELQFGGDVKYHLGYSSDVTTDDGKQIHLSLAPNPSHLETVDPIVEGITRSKIDMKYNGDSSKIAPILIHGDAAIAGQGVVYEVTQMSKLEGYRTGGTIHIVINNQVGFTTNYKDARSGTYCTDVAKISSSPVFHVNGDDAEAVVYAVNLAVEYRQKYKTDVYIDLLCYRRYGHNEADEPKFTQPLLYKSIEKHPNPKDVYAKKLVDEKSIDQSYVKDVEKEFKDYLQEQLNLAKQIENLEEEIPMFRGAWKGLHAAKKADIFETVDTKVPAKEFLKLAGEITTLPKDKKFFRKISKLFEDRAAMVKNDSYDWAMGELMAYATLLDEGKRVRISGQDVQRGTFSHRHAVLTLEDSEEKYVPLANVNGGERFNIYNSLLSEYAVLGFEYGYALANPQALTIWEAQFGDFYNGAQIIVDQYLSSAETKWKRSNGLVMMLPHGMEGQGPEHSSGRIERFLELCANDNMILANCTTPANYFHLLRRQLVREFRKPLVVFTPKSLLRHPKVVSKLTDFTEVNFQEVIDDTYAKPTTVKRVLFCSGKIYYDLLEKQQAEKRTDIAIVRIEQLYPAPVDQLKAIRARYKKATEFFWVQEENENMGPWPYYCRVFRNTDVAFTDVIARAQSGSPATGYMKKHIAQQEAIINKSFE from the coding sequence ATGGACAAATTGACATTTTTGAGTAATGCAGATTCGAGCTACATCGACGGATTATATCAAGCATACAAAGCTGATCCAAATTCAGTAGATTTTGGCTGGCAGAAGTTTTTTGAAGGATTTGATTTTGGTCAAGGTGCTGAAGCAAGTGCACCTAGTGGCGATGTCAATGTTTCGGATCATGCGCTAAAAGAAATCAACGTATTGAACATGATCCACGGCTATAGAGACCGTGGTCACCTTTTTACCCAAACCAACCCTGTTCGCGAGCGTCGCAAATACTACCCAGGTAAAGAATTGGAAACATTCGGCCTATCCGAAGCGGATATGGATACTGTATTCAATGCCGGTGTTGAAGTTGGTTTAGGACCCGCAAAATTAAGAGATATCCGTCAGCTCATCGAAGATACCTACTGTCGCTCGATCGGTGCTGAATTCAGATACATCCGTAACCCTGAGAAAATCAAATGGTTGCAAGACCACATGGAAGCGGACAGAAACCAACCAAAATATACGGTTGACCAAAAGAAACGTATTTTCAAAAAACTGAACCGTGCAGTTGTTTTTGAGAGCTTCTTGGGCACAAAATTCTTGGGACAGAAACGTTTCTCCCTAGAGGGTGCTGAAAGTTTAATTCCTGCGTTGGACTCCATCATTGAAAAAGGTGCTAGCTTGGGCATCCAGGAGTTTATGATCGGAATGGCGCACCGTGGCCGCTTAAATGTATTGGCGAACACCATGGGTAAACCTTACAAAACCATCTTCTCTGAATTTGAAGGAAAGATGTACGCAGAGGAAGATCCAGAATTACAATTTGGTGGTGACGTAAAATACCATTTAGGCTACTCATCAGACGTAACAACAGATGATGGCAAACAAATCCACTTATCGCTTGCGCCAAACCCGTCGCACCTGGAAACCGTTGACCCTATCGTTGAAGGTATCACCCGTTCCAAAATCGACATGAAATACAACGGCGACTCTTCCAAAATTGCACCGATCCTGATTCATGGTGATGCAGCAATTGCTGGACAAGGTGTGGTTTACGAAGTAACACAAATGTCCAAACTGGAAGGCTATCGTACAGGTGGTACCATTCATATTGTCATCAACAACCAAGTAGGTTTTACAACCAACTACAAGGACGCGCGTTCAGGTACATACTGTACTGATGTGGCTAAGATTTCTTCATCTCCGGTATTCCACGTGAATGGCGATGATGCTGAAGCCGTAGTATACGCAGTAAACCTTGCTGTTGAATACCGCCAGAAATATAAAACCGATGTGTACATCGATCTATTATGTTACCGTCGTTACGGTCATAACGAAGCTGATGAACCTAAATTCACGCAGCCATTGTTGTACAAATCCATCGAGAAACACCCGAATCCGAAAGATGTCTATGCGAAGAAATTAGTTGATGAGAAATCCATCGACCAAAGCTACGTGAAGGATGTTGAGAAGGAATTCAAAGATTACCTTCAAGAGCAATTAAACCTTGCGAAGCAGATCGAGAACCTTGAGGAGGAAATCCCGATGTTCCGTGGCGCTTGGAAAGGCCTACATGCAGCGAAGAAAGCTGACATCTTTGAAACGGTAGACACCAAAGTTCCTGCGAAGGAATTCTTAAAATTGGCTGGCGAGATCACGACCCTACCTAAGGACAAGAAATTCTTCCGCAAGATCTCGAAACTGTTCGAAGATCGTGCAGCTATGGTGAAGAACGACAGCTATGATTGGGCAATGGGTGAATTGATGGCCTATGCTACCCTATTGGATGAAGGCAAGCGTGTTCGTATTTCCGGTCAGGACGTACAACGCGGAACATTCTCCCACCGTCATGCCGTATTGACGTTGGAGGATTCAGAAGAGAAATATGTACCATTAGCCAACGTAAATGGTGGCGAACGCTTCAACATTTACAACTCCCTACTTTCGGAGTACGCGGTTCTTGGTTTTGAATATGGATATGCATTGGCAAATCCTCAGGCATTGACTATTTGGGAAGCACAGTTTGGTGACTTCTACAACGGTGCGCAGATCATCGTTGACCAATACCTTTCCAGTGCGGAAACGAAATGGAAGCGCTCCAATGGTTTAGTGATGATGTTGCCACACGGTATGGAAGGACAGGGTCCGGAGCACTCTTCAGGTCGCATCGAGCGTTTCTTGGAGTTATGTGCGAACGACAATATGATCTTAGCGAACTGTACAACTCCGGCCAACTATTTCCATTTGTTACGCCGTCAGCTGGTTCGCGAATTCCGTAAACCATTGGTTGTATTCACACCGAAAAGCTTATTGCGTCACCCGAAAGTGGTTTCCAAATTAACGGATTTCACTGAGGTTAATTTCCAAGAGGTAATCGATGATACGTACGCAAAACCAACAACGGTTAAGCGTGTGTTATTCTGTTCAGGGAAGATCTACTACGATCTACTGGAAAAACAACAGGCTGAGAAACGTACCGATATCGCTATTGTGCGCATCGAGCAGTTGTATCCAGCACCGGTTGATCAACTGAAAGCTATCCGCGCGCGCTACAAAAAAGCAACGGAATTTTTCTGGGTTCAGGAAGAGAACGAGAATATGGGCCCTTGGCCGTATTACTGCCGTGTCTTCCGCAACACGGATGTGGCTTTCACCGATGTAATCGCACGTGCACAGAGCGGAAGCCCTGCAACAGGTTACATGAAGAAACACATTGCACAACAAGAAGCAATAATTAATAAATCATTTGAATAA